The Montipora foliosa isolate CH-2021 chromosome 1, ASM3666993v2, whole genome shotgun sequence genome has a window encoding:
- the LOC137981704 gene encoding calbindin-32-like — protein sequence MEGKKASCMLQFKGEAKLTSKEFVKVFKEFDKDGNGFIEADELTDFLVALLRETGNENPNEVELIEFKQFILDKFDDNFDGKISMPELKNILPTEENYLAQFQDEFQANKMDSVQFIKIWNHYDSDMSGYLEGTNLIKDFKQFIVRLLLNCMAQTNRNNFRVEIAEGVAKQISYGIRFLQESMARSDQAT from the exons ATGGAAGGTAAAAAAGCCTCTTGCATGCTGCAATTCAAGGGTGAAGCAAAACTTACATCAAAAGAATTTGTCAAAGTCTTCAAGGAATTCGACAAAGACG GTAATGGCTTCATCGAAGCAGATGAACTCACCGATTTTCTAGTTGCTCTTCTACGCGAAACTGGTAACGAG AACCCAAATGAAGTGGAACTAATCGAATTCAAGCAGTTCATTCTAGACAAGTTTGATGATAATTTTGATGGCAAAATCAGCATGCCAGAG TTGAAAAACATTCTTCCAACAGAAGAAAACTACTTGGCGCAGTTTCAGGATGAGTTTCAAGCGAACAAAATGGACAGCGTACAATTTATCAAG ATATGGAATCACTATGACAGTGACATGAGTGGGTATCTTGAGGGAACAAATCTAATCAAAGACTTCAAACAGTTCATAGTAAGATTACTATTGAATTGTATGGCTCAGACCAATAGGAATAACTTTCGTGTTGAAATAGCAGAGGGGGTGGCGAAGCAGATCTCTTATGGAATTAGATTCCTGCAGGAGTCCATGGCTAGGAGCGATCAAGCCACATAG
- the LOC137981714 gene encoding uncharacterized protein, with protein MADKTHIVAGTKLPYPNAAKYMINGRHIEKQPAPVGVARTVFVNGVNEVSYLPSNSFEKPASGPLVANLAKRSLAAAADESQPTRVGSVTDAGSFDPSQPISCTDTTAEAAELDLPSIFDDSDAKGTKVSEVLALRVNEACTKKALDSKLKEIEAKYKAPENCDFLCVPKVNLEFWFELARQARTKDLALQEAQRGITKGLQPVIELVEKTKSELKPDAFITPLVDAITLLCNASFRLSLVRRETMREFVNPSYRSLCSKNTPPGKWLFGDELPKQIKEIAEVNKMAKKLGPSQTSPGTRRGDRRNTSGRGSSFNQGQGRKVYFLGSRNRSNTTHNRRDNKSNPHSWTATKQHSSQ; from the exons ATGGCAGACAAGACACACATTGTCGCAGGAACAAAGTTGCCATACCCCAACGCTGCTAAATACATGATAAATGGCAGACATATTGAAAAACAACCCGCG CCAGTTGGGGTTGCACGAACTGTTTTTGTCAATGGAGTCAATGAAGTCTCTTATCTCCCAAGTAACAGCTTCGAAAAGCCAGCTTCTGGACCTTTAGTTGCTAACCTGGCCAAACGAAGTTTAGCAGCGGCGGCTGACGAGTCACAACCTACACGTGTCGGCAGCGTGACTGATGCTGGCTCTTTCGACCCCTCACAACCCATTTCATGTACTGATACAACTGCTGAAGCAGCAGAGCTGGACCTGCCATCAATCTTTGATGACTCGGATGCGAAAGGTACCAAAGTGAGTGAGGTCTTAGCCTTAAGAGTAAATGAGGCTTGTACGAAAAAAGCATTGGATTCCAAGCTGAAGGAAATTGAGGCTAAGTACAAAGCACCCGAAAATTGTGATTTCTTGTGTGTACCAAAGGTCAACCTTGAATTCTGGTTTGAGTTAGCCAGGCAGGCAAGGACCAAGGATCTTGCACTGCAAGAGGCCCAGAGAGGTATTACCAAGGGATTACAGCCAGTTATTGAGTTAGTAGAAAAGACCAAGTCGGAATTGAAGCCCGACGCCTTCATTACTCCTCTCGTTGATGCGATTACATTACTTTGCAATGCATCATTCAGACTTTCCCTTGTAAGAAGGGAAACAATGAGAGAATTCGTGAATCCCAGCTACCGCTCTTTATGCAGCAAGAATACTCCTCCTGGGAAATGGCTTTTTGGAGATGAGCTGCCTAAACAAATCAAAGAAATTGCGGAGGTGAACAAAATGGCGAAGAAACTCGGCCCTAGTCAGACCTCTCCTGGAACAAGGCGTGGAGATAGAAGAAATACATCTGGTCGTGGTTCTAGCTTCAACCAGGGTCAAGGCCGAAAAGTATATTTTTTAGGGTCAAGGAATCGCAGCAACACCACTCACAACAGGAGGGATAACAAGAGCAACCCACATTCCTGGACAGCTACAAAGCAGCACTCCTCCCAGTAG